Part of the Gimesia chilikensis genome, CGTGAGAAATTCGACGGAAACGACAACATATGAACCTCAGGATCAGGCTGTCTGGTCAGAGGCGATGCAGCGGTTCAATCAACTGCTGGATGCCTCTGGTTAGAGACCATTCCTCCCTTTAAAAGTGAGTAACTTGCCGTCTGTTCCGCTACACTATATTATCCCAGTCGGTAATCACATTTGATTCATAGCTAAGTATCATCCAGTAAGAAAGTATAACAATGGGTCTGTTTGACCGCTTGAAACGTGGTTTAGAGAAAACCAAGGATGTCCTGCGCACCGATGTACGCGACCTGTTCAAGGCGGGGGAGATACTGGATGATCAGAAAATTGAAGAATTCGAAGCGCGACTGATTAAGACGGATATGGGCGTTGTCTCTTCGGCAGCCATCTGCGATGAAATCCGCAAAAAACATGGTGGTCGTACCGTGATTCTGGATGAAATTCAGGAAACCGTGAAGGAAAAGATCCGGACGCTGCTGGAAGGAGAAGGTGATACCCGCTGGGACCTGAATAATCCCCTGTCCCCGCTGAAACACAATCCGGATGGGGTGACGGTCATTCTGGTCGCCGGTGTCAACGGGGTCGGGAAGACAACTTCGATCGCCAAACTGGCAAACCTGATTATTAAACAGAAGAAAAAGGTCCTGCTGGCTGCCGGTGATACATTCCGTGCGGCCGCTGTGGAACAGCTGACCATGTGGGCCAGCCGCCTGGGTTGTGAAATTGTGACCCGCCCTGACGGTACCGACCCGGCCAGCGTTGCTTACTCCGGTTGTGAACGGGCACTGGAAACCGGCGTTGACTATTTAATTATTGATACTGCGGGCCGTCTGCAGACACATACCAACCTCATGGAAGAGCTGGAAAAGATCAAACGTGTCGTAGATAAGAAGATCCCGGGTGCACCACACGAGAACCTGCTGGTTCTGGATGCGACGACTGGGCAAAATGGTCTGAGTCAGGCAGAACATTTCTCGAATGCAATCGAGTGTTCTGGAATAATTTTAGCAAAATTAGATGGTACAGCCCGGGGTGGTGTGACCGTTGCGATCCGCCAGAAGATGGGGATACCGGTCAAATATATAGGCGTGGGAGAGCAAATCGACGACCTTGAACTCTTTAATCCACAAGGTTTTGTCGACGCCTTATTCGCCTGATGCCTGTTAATTAAACTGCATCCAAACCCTTATATTCCCATTACTTTATATGAGTATTGTGGGTTAGTGCGCGCTGCCTGCATAATATTCGCGCAAGTTTAACATTCTTCAGCAACTGTTAAACTATTCCGGCTCCGCAATCTGGCGATGACAGCCAGACCCTCCCGATCAGTCAGAATATTCTTGACGTATCTCTTTTGATCAAAAGCACTACTGAGAATTCCGATATTCCGAGTTAGAGCCATCGTTAAGTTAGCGCTCAATTTGTGGACCGTAACTGGTTCTCTTAATCTAACGATGGGAAATTGATTTGAACCGTCAGTATGGCTTCTACCAAACTAAATTACCGGAAAGCATGCGCGCTTCCCTTCTGACGGTATGGAGACCAAGCACCCAAGAAGGTGTACTCAGGAGTTAAAATATGCGAAAACTGAAGGAATTGAAACGAAAAGCCAGACTGACTGGGCTCCTGCTGAGCGGGCTGGGTCTCATGGCTGTTTCGCCAGCATTTGGTGGTGATGCCGGATGTGCTCCCTCGTGCGTCCCCGCATCAAACCCTTGCTGCACGAAAGTGTTCGAGGATGCTGGTGACAAGCTGGCTGTCGAACTTGAGCGGTTAACCGCTGAATGTTGTGCCCCTAAAACCTGTGCCCCTACCTGCACGACAGATGGCTGTACCGATCCCAACACATGTTGTGGTGAAGAAGCCGGTGATGATGGAGACTGCTGCAGCGGACGTCTGACTCGTCTGTTTGACGACTGCGACGGCTGTGGAAACATCCTGGAAGATAACGGCTGGAAGCTGAGTGGCTGGTTGGAATTCGGGATTACATTCAACGGAAACCGTCCTGCTAACAATCTGAACACCCCGGGTGTTGGATTCAACCAGGCTGACAGCCAGTTCATGCTGAACCAGCTGTACTTTGTTTTGGAAAAAGATGCTGCCGCCAACGAAGACTGCTTCGGCTGGGGTGGTCGTGTTGACCTGCTCGTCGGTTCAGACGCTGCTGATACTGCCGTATTCGGTGGTCCTAACAACACCCCCAACTTCGATGGAACATGGTCTAACAACGACATCGCAACTGCCAACCAGATTGGTCTGGCTATGCCGCAGATGTACGCTTCAGTCTATGCCCCCATCGGAAACGGTGTTACCGTTAACGTTGGTCACTTCTACACCGTTATCGGTTACGAAGTTGTACCTGCTACCGGTAACTTCTTCTACTCACATGCTTATACCATGCAGTACGATGAGCCGTTTACCCACACCGGGGTTCTGGCCAGCACTGACCTGAGCGACAACATCTCACTGACCGGTGGTATCACCACAGGTTGGGACGATTTTGAAAATCAGAACAACGAGTGGAGCTTCCTGGGTTCTGTTGGCTGGACCAGCGACAGTGAAGACACCTCAGTCACATTCGCCATCAGCTCTGGTGGTGAAAACGACGCTTTCGGTGGTACTTCCAACCTGACCATCTTCAGCCTTGTTGCTCAGCAGAAACTGTCTGAAAACCTGAGCTACGTATTCCAGCACGACCACATGTTCTACCCGAACGGTGACGCTAATGCTGCTGGCGTAACAGCTGAAGCTTACGGTATCAACCAGTACCTGTTCTACGATATCTGCGATTCAACCCGTGCTGGTATGCGTGTTGAATGGTGGCGTGACCACAACGGTACCCAGCTGGGTGCTCCGGGCACGAACTACTACGAAATTACCGCTGGTATCAACCACAAGCTCAACTCCTGCATTCAGGTTCGTCCTGAAGTCCGCTGGGACTGGGCTGACGGTTCTGATCCCTGGACCACATCTGACGGTGGTACCAAGGACAGCCAGTTCACCGTTGGTACTGACGTAATTCTCGTCTTCTAAGACCAACGATCACGATTGAATCACCCGTCATTCCCAATCCCGAATGATGTGGTATAAAATCAAAGAGAGCCTTCCTCATTAGGGAAGGCTCTCTTCTTTTGCGCGGTGTGTTATGCATTTTTCCCCTGCGGAGTCTCGGTTTAATCAAGCGAAATTGACGTTTCTGAATTCAGTCTGGTAACATGAGAAACAGCGTCTTGAATGTTTTCTATTCCTGTTCTCGCCGTATCTCAGCCTGATTGACTCGCCATGAACCGTATGTTGCTCCGCTCCTGCCTGTTGTTAGCCCTGCTGCTCAGCTGTTCTGTTTTGTTTGGAGCCCCGGCCTCTGATCAGCGTCCCAATATCATTCTCGTAATGGCAGATGACCTGGGCTGGTCTGATATAGGCTGCTACGGAGGTGAAATCGATACGCCCCACATCGACAGCCTGTCTCGTGACGGCATGCGTTTCACTCAGTTTTATAACAATGCCATCTGTGGACCGACCCGAGCCTCTCTGTTAACGGGTATTTATTGTCAGCAGACAGGTCATCGTGGAGACCGCTGGAACGAACCCAAGAATTTCGACGTGTGCGTGACATTTGGTGAAGTCCTGCAACAGGCCGGGTATCGGACAATGATGGTCGGAAAGTGGCAGGGGGGAGACTCTGCCCTCGATCGGGGATTTCATCGTTTTTACGGGCCGATGTGTCAGGGTAAAATCAGTTATTTTCATGAAGTCGCCCAGAATCCGTATTACCTGGATCGGAAACGAATTGAACTGCCTGACGATTTTTATCTGACTGACGCCCTCAATGATCACGCACTTCAGTTTCTTCAGGAAGGCCTGACTGGCAAACAACCGTTTCTGCTGTATGTCGCCCACATCGCCCCGCACTGGCCCCTGCATGCCCGGGAACAGGAAATCGCCCGCTACCGTGAACAATACCTGACACAGGGCTGGGATCAGGTTCGTGCCCGTCGTTTTGCACATCAACGGTCAACCGGACTGATTCCACAGGAATGGGAGTTAGCACCGCGGTCAGCCAGCATTCGCGAGTGGTCCGAGGAACCAAGTCAGCGCTGGCAGGCAGAACGGATGACCGTGTATGCAGCCCAGGTGAAATCGATTGACCGTGGTCTGGGACAATTACTGCGAGCTCTGAAAGAGGCGGACGCAGCTGAAAATACTCTGGTCATTTTTCTGTCTGACAATGGTGCCGCCCCTGATGGCGGACTGACTCCCTCACAGAATGGCATGGGATTCAGTGAGAAACGACCCAACAAAAACTGGCGACGCGACCAGGTGCCAATCAAACCGGGCAGTGGTCCTGATCACATGCCTGGACCCCATGATACCTTTGCCGCCTACGGCTTAGCCTGGGCGACGACCAGCAATACGCCTTTCCGGGGGACAAAACTGGAAGGTTACGAGGGTGGGATCCGCACGCCACTCATCGTCCGCTGGCCCAAAGTCATCCAGCAGGGAGGTACCGTTACCAGGCAGGCGGGACACGTGATGGATTTTATGCCCACATTTCTGGATATTGCCCGGACCGAGTATCCCCAGGAGTTTCATGGTCGTCACCCTCTACCCGTCGAAGGGCACAGCCTGTTGCCCGTATTTGAGGGGAAACAACGCAAGCCGTATTCGGAACTCTGCTGGGACCTGCCCCGCCAGCAGTCCATCATCAGTGGTGACTGGAAAGCGATCCGACCACGCCAGCAGCCGACAAAGTGGGAACTCTACAATCTGAAAGACGACGGCACCGAGACCACTAACCTGGCAGCCCAACATCCGGAGAAAATCGAGTCCTTATCTCGACGGTATGCTGCCTGGCACAAACGTGTGAATGCAAAATAAAAAACGCCGTGTGACAGGTTCAGGTCCATCACACGGCGAAATTTTTTCAGATACCTGCGTCAGCAGTCAATTCAAGCGGCTTAGTGTTTGAAATGACGGCGACCGGTAAAGATCATCGCGATGTTGTGCTCATTGCAGGCAGCGATGACTTCTTCATCCCGCACGGAACCGCCGGGCTGAATAATAGCGGTAACGCCTGCTTTAGCAGCTTCATCCACTCCGTCGCGGAAGGGGAAGAACGCATCTGAGGCGACGATTGATCCCTGGCTCCGATCGCCGGCTTTGTAAGCGGCGATGTAGGAGGAATCGAGACGACTCATCTGCCCTGCCCCCGCTCCGAGCAGCATTTCATCTTTGGCAATGACGATCGCATTCGATTTCACGTGGCGGCAGACCACCCAGCCAAAGCTTAAACTGTTGAGTTCTTCGGGCGTGGGCTCGCGTTCTGTGACGACTTTCCAGTCGCTCTTATCGTCACGCAGTTCGTCTTTTTCCTGCACCAGCAGACCGCCGGATACACGACGATAATCCAGGCTGGGTTCAGCCGGCTCCTGCATCATCGGGCACTTCATCAGGCGGACATTCTTTTTCCATTTAGGCTTGGTCGTCAGCAGTTCGAAGGCCGCGGGTTCATAATCCGGGGCGATGATCGCTTCAATGAACCGATTGGGTTCACAGAGTTTTTCTGCCGTTGCCTGATCGACGGGACGGTTGAAACTTAAAATGGAGCCGAAGGCACTGACCGGGTCACCGGCGTAAGCTTTTTCGAATGCTTCAGCGAGTGTCTCTGCAGTGGCGCAGCCACAGGGATTGGTGTGTTTAATCACCACAGCGGCTGGCTGATCGAAGTCGCTGGCGATCTGCAGGGCGGCATCCAGGTCAAGGTAATTATTGTAGGACAGTTCTTTACCGTTCAACTGCTCTGCCTGGGCGACGCTGGCTGCCGGGGGATTCTGCTCGGCGTAGAAAGCGGCTCCCTGGTGAGGGTTCTCGCCGTAACGCAATTGATCCCGCTTCACCAGATTGATGCTGACTGATTCGGGAAAACGGCTTTGTGAATCTGCTTCTGCAGGCAAAACCGTAGCCATGAAATTGGCGACAGCCCGATCATAGCGTGCAGTCATTTCAAACGCAGCGGCAGAGAGTTCCAGTCGAAATTCGGGAGTCAGCGGACCAGAATTGAGTGCATCGAGTACACGGTCATATTGTGACTGATTAGTCACGATACCGACATAGGCATGATTCTTAGCGGCAGAACGAACCATGCTGGGACCGCCGATATCAATCTGTTCGATAGCTTCGGGCAGGGTCACATCTGGTTTGGCGATGGTGGCTTCAAAGGGATACAGATTACAGACCACCAGTTCGAACGGGACGATTTCAAACTCTTTGATCGAAGCCGCATCGCTGGGGAGATCGGGACGTCCCAGAATGGCGCCGTGGACCTTAGGATGCAGAGTCTTAACGCGTCCATCCATGAT contains:
- the ftsY gene encoding signal recognition particle-docking protein FtsY, giving the protein MGLFDRLKRGLEKTKDVLRTDVRDLFKAGEILDDQKIEEFEARLIKTDMGVVSSAAICDEIRKKHGGRTVILDEIQETVKEKIRTLLEGEGDTRWDLNNPLSPLKHNPDGVTVILVAGVNGVGKTTSIAKLANLIIKQKKKVLLAAGDTFRAAAVEQLTMWASRLGCEIVTRPDGTDPASVAYSGCERALETGVDYLIIDTAGRLQTHTNLMEELEKIKRVVDKKIPGAPHENLLVLDATTGQNGLSQAEHFSNAIECSGIILAKLDGTARGGVTVAIRQKMGIPVKYIGVGEQIDDLELFNPQGFVDALFA
- a CDS encoding porin, encoding MRKLKELKRKARLTGLLLSGLGLMAVSPAFGGDAGCAPSCVPASNPCCTKVFEDAGDKLAVELERLTAECCAPKTCAPTCTTDGCTDPNTCCGEEAGDDGDCCSGRLTRLFDDCDGCGNILEDNGWKLSGWLEFGITFNGNRPANNLNTPGVGFNQADSQFMLNQLYFVLEKDAAANEDCFGWGGRVDLLVGSDAADTAVFGGPNNTPNFDGTWSNNDIATANQIGLAMPQMYASVYAPIGNGVTVNVGHFYTVIGYEVVPATGNFFYSHAYTMQYDEPFTHTGVLASTDLSDNISLTGGITTGWDDFENQNNEWSFLGSVGWTSDSEDTSVTFAISSGGENDAFGGTSNLTIFSLVAQQKLSENLSYVFQHDHMFYPNGDANAAGVTAEAYGINQYLFYDICDSTRAGMRVEWWRDHNGTQLGAPGTNYYEITAGINHKLNSCIQVRPEVRWDWADGSDPWTTSDGGTKDSQFTVGTDVILVF
- a CDS encoding arylsulfatase, translated to MNRMLLRSCLLLALLLSCSVLFGAPASDQRPNIILVMADDLGWSDIGCYGGEIDTPHIDSLSRDGMRFTQFYNNAICGPTRASLLTGIYCQQTGHRGDRWNEPKNFDVCVTFGEVLQQAGYRTMMVGKWQGGDSALDRGFHRFYGPMCQGKISYFHEVAQNPYYLDRKRIELPDDFYLTDALNDHALQFLQEGLTGKQPFLLYVAHIAPHWPLHAREQEIARYREQYLTQGWDQVRARRFAHQRSTGLIPQEWELAPRSASIREWSEEPSQRWQAERMTVYAAQVKSIDRGLGQLLRALKEADAAENTLVIFLSDNGAAPDGGLTPSQNGMGFSEKRPNKNWRRDQVPIKPGSGPDHMPGPHDTFAAYGLAWATTSNTPFRGTKLEGYEGGIRTPLIVRWPKVIQQGGTVTRQAGHVMDFMPTFLDIARTEYPQEFHGRHPLPVEGHSLLPVFEGKQRKPYSELCWDLPRQQSIISGDWKAIRPRQQPTKWELYNLKDDGTETTNLAAQHPEKIESLSRRYAAWHKRVNAK
- the purH gene encoding bifunctional phosphoribosylaminoimidazolecarboxamide formyltransferase/IMP cyclohydrolase — translated: MSDSYPRRALVSVSDKSGLDDFVKGLAELGFEFISTGGTRRYLEEQGVNVIDISTYTGFPEIMDGRVKTLHPKVHGAILGRPDLPSDAASIKEFEIVPFELVVCNLYPFEATIAKPDVTLPEAIEQIDIGGPSMVRSAAKNHAYVGIVTNQSQYDRVLDALNSGPLTPEFRLELSAAAFEMTARYDRAVANFMATVLPAEADSQSRFPESVSINLVKRDQLRYGENPHQGAAFYAEQNPPAASVAQAEQLNGKELSYNNYLDLDAALQIASDFDQPAAVVIKHTNPCGCATAETLAEAFEKAYAGDPVSAFGSILSFNRPVDQATAEKLCEPNRFIEAIIAPDYEPAAFELLTTKPKWKKNVRLMKCPMMQEPAEPSLDYRRVSGGLLVQEKDELRDDKSDWKVVTEREPTPEELNSLSFGWVVCRHVKSNAIVIAKDEMLLGAGAGQMSRLDSSYIAAYKAGDRSQGSIVASDAFFPFRDGVDEAAKAGVTAIIQPGGSVRDEEVIAACNEHNIAMIFTGRRHFKH